A genomic window from Solanum dulcamara chromosome 11, daSolDulc1.2, whole genome shotgun sequence includes:
- the LOC129872163 gene encoding uncharacterized protein LOC129872163 isoform X2, with translation MCIAVFIWKAHPLYPFLVFLNRDEYHHRPTKPLSWWEDSDILGGRDEVAGGTWLACTRSGRVAFLTNVREINSNSDTKSRGDLPVRFLKSVKSPHDFSEQLLKEAGEYNGFNLIVADLCSMTMLYITNRPKDSGMSVTEVSPGIHVLSNATLDSPWPKSQRLECSFKQLLDQYGESEIPIGQAAERLMRDCAKEDSNLPGIYSPECEYQLSSIFVDTEMSMHFFTDSEKF, from the exons ATGTGTATAGCGGTATTCATATGGAAAGCGCATCCGCTCTATCCCTTCCTCGTATTCCTCAACAGAGATGAATACCACCATCG TCCAACGAAACCTTTGTCATGGTGGGAAGATAGTGATATACTTGGTGGAAGGGATGAAGTTGCTGGTGGGACTTGGCTGGCTTGTACTCGCTCCGGAAGAGTTGCTTTCCTTACTAATGTTCGcgaaatcaactcaaattcaGATACCAAGAGTAGGGGAGACCTTCCCGTTCGATTCTTGAAG AGTGTAAAGAGCCCTCATGATTTTTCAGAGCAACTTTTGAAAGAAGCAGGTGAATATAATGGGTTTAACTTGATAGTAGCTGATCTTTGTTCAATGACCATGCTTTATATAACCAACCGACCAAAAGACAGTGGTATGTCCGTGACTGAGGTTTCACCCGGTATTCATGTTTTATCAAATGCAACACTAGACTCTCCATGGCCTAAG TCTCAACGTCTGGAGTGCAGTTTCAAGCAATTATTGGATCAATATGGCGAATCTGAAATTCCAATAGGACAGGCAGCTGAAAGACTAATGAGAGACTGTGCTAAAGAAGATAGCAACCTGCCAGGCATCTATTCCCCCGAGTGCGAGTATCAGTTGAGCTCCATATTCGTTGACACTGAAATGTCCATG CACTTCTTCACTGATAGTGAGAAGTTCTAG
- the LOC129872163 gene encoding uncharacterized protein LOC129872163 isoform X1, producing the protein MCIAVFIWKAHPLYPFLVFLNRDEYHHRPTKPLSWWEDSDILGGRDEVAGGTWLACTRSGRVAFLTNVREINSNSDTKSRGDLPVRFLKSVKSPHDFSEQLLKEAGEYNGFNLIVADLCSMTMLYITNRPKDSGMSVTEVSPGIHVLSNATLDSPWPKSQRLECSFKQLLDQYGESEIPIGQAAERLMRDCAKEDSNLPGIYSPECEYQLSSIFVDTEMSMGRFGTRSTSSLIVRSSSDATFYEAYLEKDVWKEQQMTFVIEKIIEGVVSMSECVLRT; encoded by the exons ATGTGTATAGCGGTATTCATATGGAAAGCGCATCCGCTCTATCCCTTCCTCGTATTCCTCAACAGAGATGAATACCACCATCG TCCAACGAAACCTTTGTCATGGTGGGAAGATAGTGATATACTTGGTGGAAGGGATGAAGTTGCTGGTGGGACTTGGCTGGCTTGTACTCGCTCCGGAAGAGTTGCTTTCCTTACTAATGTTCGcgaaatcaactcaaattcaGATACCAAGAGTAGGGGAGACCTTCCCGTTCGATTCTTGAAG AGTGTAAAGAGCCCTCATGATTTTTCAGAGCAACTTTTGAAAGAAGCAGGTGAATATAATGGGTTTAACTTGATAGTAGCTGATCTTTGTTCAATGACCATGCTTTATATAACCAACCGACCAAAAGACAGTGGTATGTCCGTGACTGAGGTTTCACCCGGTATTCATGTTTTATCAAATGCAACACTAGACTCTCCATGGCCTAAG TCTCAACGTCTGGAGTGCAGTTTCAAGCAATTATTGGATCAATATGGCGAATCTGAAATTCCAATAGGACAGGCAGCTGAAAGACTAATGAGAGACTGTGCTAAAGAAGATAGCAACCTGCCAGGCATCTATTCCCCCGAGTGCGAGTATCAGTTGAGCTCCATATTCGTTGACACTGAAATGTCCATG GGGCGTTTTGGCACAAGAAGCACTTCTTCACTGATAGTGAGAAGTTCTAGTGACGCAACCTTTTATGAAGCGTATCTTGAGAAGGATGTATGGAAGGAGCAGCAGATGACCTTTGTAATTGAGAAAATAATAGAAGGTGTTGTTTCTATGTCCGAATGTGTTCTCCGAACATGA